A window of the Brassica napus cultivar Da-Ae chromosome A2, Da-Ae, whole genome shotgun sequence genome harbors these coding sequences:
- the LOC106396641 gene encoding classical arabinogalactan protein 1-like: MSISKVLGFLILTCLLIASAMAQSPSPAPFIGGGRRVISPSPSKTPTPESSVASPPSLPQADSPSIDSAAVTPSSISDSPSEAPAPSQQSSAVSNQYTVFAGSITVILYAAVLAF; this comes from the coding sequence ATGTCCATCTCGAAAGTCCTTGGGTTTCTGATTCTCACCTGTCTACTGATCGCTTCAGCGATGGCTCAGTCTCCTTCTCCAGCTCCGTTCATAGGCGGAGGAAGGCGAGTTATCTCTCCTTCTCCGTCTAAAACACCGACACCAGAATCCTCCGTCGCGTCTCCTCCATCACTACCTCAAGCGGATTCTCCTTCCATCGATTCCGCAGCAGTGACTCCGTCTTCCATATCAGACTCGCCATCAGAAGCTCCTGCTCCATCACAGCAGAGCAGCGCCGTTTCCAACCAATACACTGTTTTCGCTGGATCCATCACCGTTATTCTATACGCTGCCGTTTTGGCTTTCTAA
- the LOC125581663 gene encoding pentatricopeptide repeat-containing protein At5g09450, mitochondrial-like, protein MATRSIFRTISGRLTVGTNPIRNVESFANPYSADAAIGGSIVEDSEEKDDLRSRIFRLRLPKRSATTVLEKWVGEGNQITVNELREISKELRRTRRYKHALEVTEYLVQHEETNISDADYASRIDLISKVFGIDAAERYFEGLQPPSKTPETYTSLLHAYAASKQTERAEALFKRIIESDSLTFGAITYNEMMTLYMSVGEVEKVRDVIEVMKGRNVSPDIFTYNLWLSSCAARFDIDELRRILEEMRREGGSNEGWFRYINLTSVYIDSSRLTNAESSSPVESEKSISQREWVTYDFLMILHTGLGNKGMVDQIWKSLRNTNQKLSSRSYICVVSSYLMLGCLREAGEVVDQWKESKTTEFDGSACLRILNAFRDVGLEEKASEFQLLLVEKKCSLEDEIS, encoded by the exons ATGGCAACTCGCTCGATCTTCCGTACCATTAGCGG tCGATTGACTGTCGGAACCAATCCCATTCGAAACGTCGAATCTTTTGCCAACCCGTACAGTGCTGACGCGGCAATCGGAGGCTCAATCGTCGAGGATTCTGAGGAGAAAGACGATCTGAGGAGCAGGATTTTCAGATTGAGACTACCGAAGCGGAGCGCGACGACCGTTCTCGAGAAATGGGTTGGCGAAGGGAATCAGATTACAGTCAACGAACTTCGAGAGATCTCCAAGGAGCTCAGAAGAACTCGCCGTTACAAACACGCTCTAGAG GTTACAGAGTATTTGGTTCAACATGAAGAAACTAACATCTCTGATGCTGACTACGCATCGCGTATAGATCTTATCTCAAAAGTCTTCGGAATCGATGCAGCTGAGCGCTACTTCGAAGGCTTGCAACCACCTTCAAAGACACCTGAAACCTATACCTCTCTCCTCCACGCTTACGCTGCTTCCAAGCAAACCGAACGAGCCGAGGCCCTGTTCAAGAGAATCATCGAGAGCGATAGTCTCACCTTCGGTGCCATCACGTACAACGAGATGATGACTCTGTACATGTCGGTAGGGGAAGTTGAGAAAGTAAGGGATGTTATCGAAGTGATGAAGGGCAGAAACGTTTCCCCTGACATTTTTACTTACAATCTCTGGCTGAGTTCATGTGCTGCGAGGTTTGATATTGATGAGCTGAGAAGGATTCTTGAGGAGATGAGGCGTGAGGGCGGTTCGAACGAGGGTTGGTTTCGGTATATCAATCTTACTAGTGTCTACATAGACAGTAGTCGGTTAACGAACGCAGAGTCTAGCTCGCCTGTTGAGTCTGAGAAGTCTATTTCGCAAAGAGAGTGGGTCACGTATGACTTTCTTATGATTCTGCACACTGGGTTAGGAAACAAGGGTATGGTAGATCAGATTTGGAAGTCTCTGAGGAACACTAACCAGAAGCTGAGCAGCAGAAGCTACATATGTGTTGTTTCGTCTTATCTGATGCTTGGTTGTTTGAGAGAAGCTGGGGAGGTTGTGGATCAGTGGAAGGAGTCTAAAACGACGGAGTTTGATGGTTCTGCTTGTTTGAGGATTTTGAATGCTTTTAGAGATGTTGGGTTAGAGGAAAAAGCTAGTGAGTTTCAGTTGCTTTTGGTGGAGAAGAAATGTAGCTTGGAAGACGAGATATCATAA